One Oceanicoccus sagamiensis genomic region harbors:
- the ileS gene encoding isoleucine--tRNA ligase has product MSDYKSTLNLPKTAFPMKANLAQREPQTLKRWQEEGLYEKIREASKGRPQFILHDGPPYANGDIHIGHALNKIIKDIIVKSKTMNGFDAPYVPGWDCHGLPIELNVEKKVGKAGVKVDPSIFRKKCREYAQKQVNGQKKDFIRLGVLGDWDNPYLTMNFQNEADIIRTLGKIADNGHLQKGFKPVHWCMDCGSALAEAEVEYKDKVSPAIDVAFEVVNRSEVLAACGASDDIAGSVALAIWTTTPWTLPANLAVSLHPEFNYVLVAFHQNGQQKNVLLAEDLHESVMSRYGVESFSIVGRCKGAALEKQALQHPFYERESLVILGDHVTTEAGTGAVHTAPGHGVDDFNVGQQYGLDVYNPVGSNGVYLPDTELFAGQHVLKANSAIVETLQQRGALLHHEEFEHSYPHCWRHKTPIIFRATPQWFISMNKNGLLTQALAEVEKTEWMPSWGKARIDSMINDRPDWCVSRQRTWGVPITLFIHKETAELHPESQRLVEEVALRVEEKGIDAWFEMDAAELLGDEADNYEKVTDTLDVWFDSGVTHASVLDRRDDLRSPADLYMEGSDQHRGWFQSSLLTSVAVNGRAPYKQVLTHGFTIDTEGRKMSKSIGNTIAPQTVMNTMGADILRLWVAATDYRNEITVSDENFKRTADSYRRIRNTARFLLSNMSGFDPAEHLVASEDMVALDRWAVDAAARLQQDIIEAYESYQFHLIYQKLHNFCVLELGGFYLDIIKDRQYTTQEDSLPRRSAQTALYHIIRAMVRWIAPITSFTADELWQHIPGEKDESVFLSQWYDGLTTLADDEEFGEAYWQQVMAVKTAVNKELEAKRGEGVIGGSLEAEVTLYCSSELAGQLEKLDTELRFALITSTATIKPLSESAAAAETEVEGLEIAVAQSAHAKCARCWHHREDVGANKEHEELCGRCIDNVEGAGEQRQFA; this is encoded by the coding sequence ATGAGTGATTATAAAAGCACCCTGAACCTTCCCAAAACCGCTTTCCCAATGAAAGCGAACCTGGCCCAGCGCGAGCCGCAAACGCTAAAGCGTTGGCAGGAAGAGGGTTTATACGAAAAAATTCGCGAGGCCAGCAAAGGTCGCCCGCAATTTATTCTTCACGATGGCCCTCCCTACGCCAATGGTGATATTCATATTGGTCATGCCCTGAATAAAATTATTAAAGATATTATTGTGAAGTCCAAAACCATGAATGGTTTTGATGCTCCTTATGTGCCGGGCTGGGATTGTCATGGTTTGCCGATTGAGCTAAATGTTGAAAAGAAAGTGGGCAAGGCAGGCGTTAAGGTCGACCCTTCTATCTTTAGAAAAAAATGCCGTGAGTATGCCCAGAAGCAGGTTAATGGCCAGAAAAAAGATTTTATTCGTTTAGGTGTTCTGGGTGATTGGGACAATCCCTACCTGACAATGAACTTCCAAAACGAAGCGGATATTATCCGCACCTTGGGTAAGATTGCTGACAATGGTCATTTGCAAAAAGGCTTTAAGCCGGTGCATTGGTGTATGGACTGTGGCTCGGCTTTAGCGGAAGCGGAAGTTGAGTATAAAGATAAAGTCTCACCGGCGATTGATGTGGCTTTTGAGGTGGTTAATCGCAGCGAAGTACTGGCAGCCTGTGGTGCCAGTGATGATATTGCTGGCAGTGTTGCACTGGCAATATGGACCACAACCCCCTGGACACTACCCGCCAACCTGGCGGTAAGCCTGCACCCCGAATTTAATTATGTATTGGTAGCCTTTCATCAAAATGGCCAGCAGAAAAATGTGTTATTGGCTGAAGACCTGCATGAAAGTGTTATGTCTCGGTACGGTGTGGAATCATTTTCGATTGTGGGTCGTTGTAAAGGGGCTGCGTTAGAAAAGCAAGCCTTACAACATCCCTTTTATGAGCGCGAGTCACTGGTTATTTTGGGTGACCATGTGACGACTGAAGCCGGTACCGGGGCTGTGCATACCGCTCCCGGTCACGGTGTAGACGATTTTAATGTCGGCCAACAATACGGTTTGGATGTTTATAACCCAGTGGGTTCCAATGGGGTTTATCTGCCCGATACTGAGCTGTTTGCCGGTCAGCATGTACTAAAAGCAAACAGTGCTATTGTTGAAACGCTGCAACAGCGGGGTGCTTTATTGCACCATGAAGAGTTTGAGCACAGCTATCCCCATTGCTGGCGCCATAAAACGCCGATTATTTTTAGAGCCACACCACAGTGGTTTATCTCTATGAATAAAAACGGCTTGCTAACTCAGGCTCTGGCCGAAGTTGAGAAAACGGAGTGGATGCCGTCCTGGGGTAAAGCCCGTATCGATTCGATGATTAATGATCGTCCGGATTGGTGTGTGTCCAGACAGCGTACCTGGGGTGTTCCCATTACCTTATTTATCCATAAAGAAACCGCAGAACTGCACCCGGAAAGCCAGCGTCTGGTTGAGGAAGTGGCTTTGCGTGTTGAAGAAAAAGGTATTGATGCCTGGTTTGAAATGGATGCTGCCGAGTTGCTGGGTGATGAGGCGGATAACTATGAAAAGGTGACCGATACTCTGGATGTATGGTTTGATTCGGGGGTGACCCACGCTTCGGTGTTAGACCGTCGCGATGATTTACGTTCGCCGGCTGATTTATATATGGAAGGCTCTGACCAGCATCGCGGTTGGTTCCAGTCGTCATTATTAACTTCGGTTGCTGTCAATGGCCGCGCCCCCTATAAACAAGTATTAACCCACGGTTTTACTATCGATACCGAAGGGCGGAAAATGTCCAAGTCGATTGGTAATACCATTGCACCACAAACTGTGATGAATACCATGGGTGCAGATATTTTACGCCTGTGGGTTGCCGCCACTGACTACCGTAATGAAATTACGGTGAGTGACGAAAACTTTAAACGCACTGCGGATTCCTATCGTCGTATTCGTAATACCGCCCGTTTCCTATTGTCGAATATGAGTGGTTTTGATCCGGCAGAGCATTTGGTGGCCAGTGAAGATATGGTGGCACTGGATCGCTGGGCGGTTGATGCTGCAGCGCGCTTGCAACAAGATATTATCGAAGCCTATGAGTCCTACCAATTTCATTTGATCTATCAGAAGTTACATAACTTCTGTGTGCTTGAGTTAGGGGGCTTTTATCTCGATATTATTAAAGACCGCCAGTACACCACTCAGGAAGATAGCTTGCCACGGCGCTCAGCTCAGACGGCGCTGTACCATATTATTCGCGCGATGGTCCGTTGGATTGCACCGATCACCAGTTTTACCGCGGATGAACTCTGGCAACATATCCCCGGTGAAAAAGACGAGTCAGTATTCCTTAGTCAGTGGTATGACGGTTTAACCACTCTGGCTGACGATGAAGAATTTGGCGAAGCTTATTGGCAACAAGTAATGGCGGTTAAAACGGCTGTTAATAAAGAACTGGAAGCCAAGCGAGGCGAGGGTGTGATTGGCGGTAGTCTTGAAGCAGAAGTTACGCTGTATTGCAGCAGCGAGCTGGCTGGCCAGTTAGAAAAACTGGATACAGAGCTACGCTTTGCTTTGATTACGTCAACGGCCACCATTAAGCCTTTATCCGAGTCCGCTGCTGCCGCAGAAACCGAGGTGGAGGGTTTGGAAATTGCCGTAGCTCAAAGTGCCCATGCCAAATGTGCCCGCTGCTGGCATCACCGTGAAGATGTGGGTGCTAATAAGGAGCATGAAGAGCTTTGTGGTCGCTGTATTGATAATGTTGAAGGTGCTGGCGAACAGCGTCAGTTTGCTTAA
- the ribF gene encoding bifunctional riboflavin kinase/FAD synthetase, with protein MELIRGLHNLRPRHRGCVTTIGAFDGVHHGHQAVLQQLIDKGQELNLPTTVVVFEPLPREYFAPLQAPARLMSFREKFQAFKALGIDRVLRIRFTPGFQDMGAKEFIQQVFVKGLGAQYIIVGDDLRFGRNRGGDFKLLQTEGQIHGFDVVATSTLKIRNDRVSSTRIRKALEDSDFELAEMLLGKPYSIAGRVIVGQQLGRHLHAPTANIALRRLRAPMSGVYAVEVEIGERSLQGVANVGSRPTVDDSLNAILEVHILDFNEDIYGKKITVIFRKKIRDEQKFDSIDELKEQIHKDIDTGRQYFVASANT; from the coding sequence GGGTGTGTCACCACCATTGGTGCCTTTGATGGTGTCCATCACGGGCATCAGGCGGTATTGCAACAGCTGATTGATAAAGGACAAGAGCTAAATCTGCCCACCACGGTCGTGGTGTTTGAGCCCTTGCCCCGGGAATATTTTGCCCCCTTGCAGGCACCGGCTCGCTTGATGAGCTTCAGAGAAAAATTCCAGGCCTTTAAGGCGCTGGGTATTGACCGGGTATTGCGTATTCGCTTTACCCCAGGCTTTCAGGATATGGGAGCGAAAGAGTTTATTCAGCAGGTGTTCGTTAAGGGTTTGGGCGCGCAGTATATTATCGTTGGCGATGATTTACGCTTTGGTCGCAATCGCGGCGGTGACTTTAAGTTGCTGCAAACAGAAGGACAGATTCACGGCTTTGATGTGGTGGCAACGTCAACCTTAAAGATCCGCAATGATCGGGTAAGTAGTACGCGTATCCGTAAGGCGCTTGAAGACAGCGATTTTGAACTGGCTGAAATGCTGTTAGGCAAACCCTATAGTATTGCTGGAAGGGTGATCGTAGGTCAGCAGCTGGGGCGGCATTTGCATGCGCCAACCGCCAATATCGCCCTGCGTCGGTTACGTGCACCCATGTCAGGAGTTTATGCCGTTGAAGTTGAAATTGGGGAGCGTAGCTTACAGGGGGTTGCCAATGTTGGTTCAAGACCTACTGTTGATGATAGTTTAAACGCTATTTTAGAAGTGCATATTCTGGATTTTAATGAAGATATATACGGCAAAAAAATCACAGTGATTTTCCGTAAAAAAATCCGTGATGAGCAAAAGTTCGATTCCATTGATGAGCTAAAAGAACAGATCCATAAAGATATAGACACCGGCCGCCAATATTTTGTGGCGTCGGCCAACACATAA